From a region of the candidate division KSB1 bacterium genome:
- the ggt gene encoding gamma-glutamyltransferase: MKPGGGVFVWTMVNEMRKTRRHGSRLLRLMAAGSVVWLLLGSWMAAVSLGRPYRARGAMVVSAHRLASEAGVEILRRGGNAVDAAVATAFALAVVYPAAGNLGGGGFMVIRWPDGRATTIDFREKAPAAAHRDMFVDSTGQVRTEASRTGYLASGVPGTVAGLCYALHRYGTLPLREVLKPAIRLAERGFVVDYWLAQDLAQHADGFRRFPGAAAVFLKNRSDPYTEGDWLVQRDLARTLRLIAREGPNAFYRGEIGRRLIEDFRRNGGLITADDLAAYEPVEREPVVSEYRGYRIIGMGPPSSGGVLLAEMLNVLEGFSLSDLGHHSAQYLHLLAEVMRRAFYDRARYLGDADFVPVPLARLLSKAYAESLRAGISWFTATRSEELGDGGRPRVEGSQTTHFSVVDAHRLAVAVTTTLNGSFGSYVVVPGTGFLMNNEMDDFSLRAGVPNMFGLVQSEANAIAPGKRMLSSMCPTIVEREGKLWLVVGSPGGPRIISTVLQVVLNLVDFGMDIEEAVSAPRCHHQWLPDVLYYEPRLLPTEVRDRLLAMGHRLQGTDRIGQVHAILVDPTDGGLWGGVDPRGSGAAVGY, translated from the coding sequence GTGAAGCCGGGGGGAGGTGTGTTCGTTTGGACCATGGTTAACGAGATGCGAAAAACTCGCCGACACGGGTCGCGCCTGTTGCGTCTTATGGCCGCCGGCAGCGTAGTGTGGCTCCTGCTCGGGAGCTGGATGGCTGCGGTGTCCCTGGGGAGGCCGTACCGTGCGCGCGGGGCGATGGTCGTCAGTGCGCACCGGTTGGCGAGTGAGGCAGGAGTGGAGATCCTCCGCCGCGGAGGCAACGCGGTGGACGCCGCCGTAGCTACGGCCTTTGCCCTGGCGGTCGTCTACCCAGCGGCAGGAAACCTGGGCGGTGGCGGGTTCATGGTGATCCGCTGGCCCGACGGTCGGGCCACGACCATCGACTTCCGTGAGAAGGCGCCCGCGGCAGCCCACCGGGACATGTTTGTCGACTCAACGGGACAGGTACGGACCGAAGCGAGCCGGACAGGCTATTTGGCCTCCGGCGTACCGGGAACCGTGGCCGGGCTTTGTTACGCGCTCCACCGTTACGGTACCCTGCCCCTCAGGGAGGTCCTCAAACCCGCGATCCGATTGGCGGAGCGGGGATTCGTCGTAGACTACTGGCTGGCTCAGGACCTGGCGCAGCACGCGGACGGATTTCGCAGGTTTCCGGGCGCCGCGGCTGTCTTTCTCAAGAACCGCTCGGATCCATACACGGAGGGCGACTGGCTGGTTCAACGAGACCTCGCCCGCACGTTGCGACTGATCGCCAGGGAAGGCCCGAACGCGTTCTATCGGGGAGAGATTGGCCGGCGCCTGATCGAGGACTTCCGCAGGAACGGCGGGTTGATCACCGCCGACGATCTTGCGGCTTACGAGCCCGTGGAGCGGGAGCCCGTCGTGAGTGAATACCGGGGGTACCGAATCATCGGCATGGGGCCGCCGAGCTCGGGCGGGGTGCTCCTGGCCGAGATGCTGAACGTCCTGGAAGGGTTTTCCTTGAGCGATCTCGGCCATCATTCGGCACAGTATCTTCACCTGCTGGCCGAGGTAATGCGCCGAGCCTTCTACGATCGTGCGCGCTATCTGGGCGATGCCGATTTCGTACCGGTCCCGCTCGCCCGGCTCTTGTCGAAGGCCTACGCGGAATCGTTGCGCGCGGGGATCAGCTGGTTTACGGCCACGCGTTCCGAAGAGCTCGGTGATGGGGGCAGGCCAAGGGTGGAAGGCTCACAGACCACACATTTCAGCGTGGTAGATGCCCACCGCCTTGCCGTGGCGGTAACGACCACGTTAAACGGTTCCTTTGGCAGCTACGTGGTCGTCCCGGGCACCGGTTTCCTGATGAACAACGAGATGGACGACTTTTCTCTCCGCGCCGGGGTTCCGAACATGTTCGGCCTTGTCCAATCGGAGGCCAACGCGATTGCGCCGGGCAAGCGGATGCTGTCCAGCATGTGCCCGACGATCGTGGAGCGCGAGGGTAAGCTCTGGCTTGTGGTAGGCTCGCCGGGCGGTCCGCGCATTATCAGCACCGTGCTCCAGGTCGTCCTCAACCTGGTCGACTTCGGGATGGATATCGAGGAGGCGGTCTCGGCGCCGCGTTGCCACCACCAATGGCTTCCGGACGTGCTCTATTACGAGCCGAGGCTCCTCCCGACGGAGGTTCGGGACCGGCTTCTGGCGATGGGCCACCGGCTCCAAGGCACGGATCGAATCGGGCAAGTTCACGCGATCCTGGTGGATCCAACGGACGGGGGGCTATGGGGCGGCGTGGACCCCCGTGGCTCAGGGGCTGCGGTCGGATATTGA
- a CDS encoding CPBP family intramembrane metalloprotease has translation MSGAALVRRFPPLRRYLEATASSRFAACTGAILLAIYELSAYAGAESAPRVRNAVDVWLRRALPQGGELVAPLAAAGILAVVFARRRGRRYRFRAWWIPAFAGESAGWALLSLLAMRMLKFVEVGAMGAGRMVGLAAGAGVFEEVLFRWIFAGGISYILCRAGVHEALAVAIALGTSALAFAAAHVFGGMAQPLGGAGIVRLSILGLILGALYFGRGLATAMSSHALYDLMVMVVTA, from the coding sequence ATGAGCGGGGCCGCGCTTGTACGACGGTTTCCCCCTTTACGGCGGTACCTCGAGGCGACCGCGTCGTCTCGATTTGCGGCCTGCACCGGCGCAATTCTGCTCGCCATCTACGAGCTAAGCGCCTACGCGGGGGCAGAAAGTGCGCCGCGCGTCCGTAACGCCGTCGATGTCTGGTTGCGACGAGCCCTACCCCAGGGCGGAGAGCTGGTAGCACCACTGGCCGCGGCCGGAATCCTTGCGGTGGTCTTCGCCAGACGCAGGGGAAGACGCTACCGTTTCCGCGCGTGGTGGATTCCCGCGTTCGCTGGGGAATCGGCGGGGTGGGCTCTCCTTTCGCTCCTGGCCATGCGAATGCTCAAGTTCGTGGAAGTCGGAGCCATGGGAGCGGGGCGAATGGTAGGCCTCGCCGCCGGCGCCGGCGTGTTCGAGGAAGTGCTGTTTCGCTGGATTTTTGCCGGTGGAATCTCCTACATTCTCTGCCGGGCGGGGGTGCACGAAGCCCTCGCGGTGGCCATCGCCCTGGGGACCTCGGCTCTGGCGTTTGCAGCTGCGCACGTATTCGGGGGCATGGCCCAGCCGCTGGGCGGTGCCGGGATCGTCCGGCTGTCCATTCTCGGCCTGATCTTGGGGGCGCTGTACTTCGGACGCGGCTTGGCAACGGCGATGTCCAGCCACGCCCTCTACGATCTGATGGTGATGGTGGTGACGGCGTAA
- a CDS encoding NUDIX hydrolase: MRAERCPHCGKEIGPRQPRLTVDIIIELEGPGPGVVLIERKNYPYGWAIPGGFVDYGETVEEAALREAREETGLDVQLRYLLGVYSDPGRDPRGHTVSCVFVATAQGTPRADDDAKACHVFSLDELPPSPMAFDHGRILRDYLRRRAAGDGEQSR, from the coding sequence GTGCGCGCTGAACGTTGTCCGCATTGCGGAAAGGAGATCGGGCCGCGCCAGCCGCGACTTACGGTGGACATCATTATCGAGCTGGAAGGGCCGGGCCCAGGAGTTGTTCTGATCGAGCGCAAGAACTACCCCTATGGCTGGGCCATTCCGGGCGGCTTTGTCGATTACGGAGAGACCGTGGAAGAAGCGGCCCTGCGGGAGGCCAGAGAAGAGACGGGCCTTGACGTTCAGCTCCGCTACCTTCTCGGGGTGTATTCCGATCCGGGTCGGGACCCTCGAGGCCACACGGTCTCCTGTGTTTTTGTTGCCACCGCGCAGGGCACACCGCGCGCCGATGACGACGCCAAAGCCTGTCACGTCTTCTCGCTCGACGAGCTTCCTCCGAGCCCCATGGCCTTTGATCACGGACGGATCCTGCGCGACTATCTCCGACGGAGAGCTGCGGGCGATGGGGAGCAGAGCCGTTAG
- the mltG gene encoding endolytic transglycosylase MltG, whose product MGSRAVRIALAATLAVALGSAGWIAALCWLPGPRNAPEEGKPVFVRQGLSADSIAALLARRGVVRSPSQFLIVARLLGKTKELRSGMYRFRPGESCYGVVKKLANGRSELIKVTIPEGLRSWEIASLLRARLGIDSARFVSLVRADSFRARWRIPGPSLEGYLFPETYFFPWGLPEEEILGAMVHQCFAALDSSIRARADSLGLTVHQLLTLASLVEGEAKLDSERALIAAVYLNRLRRGMRLEACPTVQYVLGGPPRRLFEKDLRIDSPYNTYLYGGLPPGPVNNPGKKSILAVLHAAPVDYLFFVANGDGGHYFSRTLAEHIQKRRQLDRLRRHMAARNANRRN is encoded by the coding sequence ATGGGGAGCAGAGCCGTTAGAATAGCGCTGGCGGCCACGCTGGCTGTCGCATTGGGTTCGGCGGGATGGATCGCTGCGCTGTGCTGGCTTCCTGGCCCAAGAAATGCTCCCGAGGAAGGGAAACCCGTCTTCGTGCGCCAAGGTTTGTCAGCCGACTCGATCGCCGCCCTCCTGGCTCGTCGGGGAGTTGTCCGCTCGCCATCGCAATTTCTGATCGTCGCCCGACTCCTGGGCAAGACCAAAGAGCTGCGTTCCGGAATGTACCGTTTTCGACCCGGGGAGAGCTGCTACGGAGTCGTGAAGAAGCTGGCCAACGGGAGGTCTGAGCTCATCAAGGTGACCATACCCGAAGGCTTGCGGAGCTGGGAGATCGCCTCGCTTCTCCGGGCGAGGCTCGGAATCGACTCCGCACGGTTCGTCAGCCTGGTCCGAGCAGACTCCTTTCGCGCGCGGTGGAGAATCCCTGGGCCTTCTCTGGAAGGCTACTTGTTTCCGGAAACTTACTTCTTCCCCTGGGGGCTCCCGGAGGAGGAGATCCTCGGGGCCATGGTGCATCAGTGCTTTGCTGCGTTGGACAGCTCCATTCGAGCTCGGGCGGATTCGCTGGGTCTGACCGTGCACCAGCTCTTGACGCTGGCATCCCTCGTCGAGGGCGAAGCCAAACTGGACAGCGAACGGGCGCTGATCGCGGCGGTCTACCTGAATCGCCTGCGCAGAGGGATGCGGCTTGAGGCCTGTCCGACCGTCCAGTACGTGCTTGGCGGGCCGCCGCGGCGCCTCTTTGAAAAAGACCTGAGAATCGACTCGCCGTACAATACGTATCTGTACGGGGGGCTTCCCCCTGGACCGGTGAACAATCCGGGGAAAAAATCGATCCTGGCCGTACTGCACGCGGCCCCGGTGGACTATCTGTTTTTTGTCGCCAACGGCGATGGTGGGCACTATTTCAGTCGGACGCTGGCGGAACACATTCAGAAGCGGCGGCAGTTAGATCGATTGCGCCGGCACATGGCCGCCCGGAACGCAAATCGACGAAACTGA
- a CDS encoding UvrD-helicase domain-containing protein, with translation MKRSAVEKLLAELNEEQRQAVMHTNGPVLVLAGAGSGKTRVLTYRIAYLIATGAAQPNQILAVTFTNKAAEEMKRRVEALLGGGEVPRWVGTFHSVFARILRREGERLGFSRDFVIFDETDQLSVIKQGIKDLHLPENGVEPRAVRHAISQAKSHLIFPDEFERRAADPWRRDVVVPLYRYYQRFLRENNALDFDDLLVNPILLFEQYPDVLRSYQERFRYILVDEYQDTNRAQYILLKLLSAQHRNLCVVGDDDQSIYGWRGADIRNILDFQKDFPDCAIYRLERNYRSTETILNAANSVISKNKHRWSKRLWTDRTGGDKVVIVRALTAEDEARRVVELIEQEVYRNKRNFKDFAILYRTNAQSRILEQALQQVGIAYEVVGGVRFFERKEIKDILSYLRVICNPLDTFSLRRILNFPPRGIGQATIARLEEVAQSQGIPLFEAMRRAESISGFTPSARRGILSLVEAVERFHQLRGELSAAEIATALVDQLGIRQMYKEAGTEEARDRLNNIDELLYSIAVFCRTEEEATLERYLEQVALLSDIDSWDDRANVVTLMTLHSAKGLEFPVVFITGLEEGLFPLRTALEGDVHELEEERRLFYVGATRAKEKLYLTLASYRRRWSMEEVQSQPSRFLLEIDERFVEFDSGRSSARKELGRPPSRPRETEPALSYSDSTEEDPYREGRRVRHPAFGEGTIVRVLGSGERRRLTVVFDEFGEKTLVLKYAPIELL, from the coding sequence GTGAAACGGAGCGCGGTAGAAAAACTGCTGGCGGAGCTCAATGAAGAACAGCGCCAGGCTGTGATGCACACGAACGGTCCGGTGCTTGTCCTGGCGGGGGCAGGGAGCGGAAAGACCCGAGTCCTCACGTACAGGATTGCCTACCTGATCGCGACGGGTGCAGCCCAGCCGAATCAGATCCTCGCTGTGACGTTCACCAACAAGGCGGCCGAGGAGATGAAGCGGCGGGTGGAGGCCTTGCTGGGTGGGGGAGAAGTACCCAGGTGGGTCGGCACGTTCCACTCGGTCTTCGCCCGCATTCTGCGACGAGAGGGCGAACGGCTTGGATTCTCACGCGATTTCGTGATCTTCGATGAAACTGACCAGCTTTCGGTCATCAAGCAGGGGATCAAAGATCTGCACCTGCCGGAGAACGGGGTAGAGCCAAGGGCGGTTCGCCACGCGATCAGCCAGGCCAAGAGCCACCTGATCTTCCCGGACGAGTTCGAGCGGAGGGCGGCCGATCCCTGGCGGCGTGATGTTGTGGTTCCCCTTTACCGTTATTACCAGCGCTTTCTCCGGGAAAACAATGCGCTGGACTTCGACGACCTGCTGGTCAACCCCATCCTCCTCTTTGAGCAGTATCCCGATGTGCTTCGCAGCTACCAGGAAAGGTTCCGCTACATTCTGGTCGACGAATACCAGGACACCAATCGCGCGCAATACATCCTGTTGAAGCTCCTCTCGGCTCAACACCGCAATCTCTGCGTGGTGGGCGACGACGACCAGTCGATCTACGGTTGGCGGGGAGCCGATATTCGGAACATCCTGGACTTTCAGAAAGACTTCCCCGACTGCGCGATCTACCGCCTGGAGCGAAACTACCGCTCCACCGAGACCATTCTCAACGCGGCCAATTCGGTGATCTCCAAGAACAAGCACCGCTGGAGCAAACGGCTGTGGACAGACCGCACGGGCGGCGACAAGGTTGTGATTGTGCGCGCCTTGACCGCGGAGGACGAGGCGCGGCGGGTGGTGGAGCTGATCGAGCAGGAGGTGTACCGGAACAAGAGGAACTTCAAAGACTTCGCGATCCTGTACCGGACAAACGCGCAGTCCCGGATCCTGGAGCAGGCCCTTCAGCAGGTGGGAATTGCCTACGAGGTAGTAGGCGGGGTGCGCTTTTTCGAGCGAAAAGAAATCAAGGATATCCTCTCCTACCTTCGGGTCATCTGCAATCCCCTGGATACCTTCAGTCTGCGCCGGATCCTCAACTTTCCCCCGAGGGGGATCGGGCAGGCGACCATCGCTCGTCTGGAGGAAGTAGCCCAGTCCCAGGGGATTCCTTTGTTTGAAGCGATGCGCCGTGCAGAGTCCATCTCCGGCTTCACCCCAAGCGCTCGGCGAGGGATCCTGAGCCTTGTGGAGGCGGTGGAGCGTTTCCACCAGCTTCGGGGGGAGCTTTCGGCCGCGGAAATAGCCACCGCCCTGGTGGACCAGTTGGGGATCCGCCAGATGTACAAAGAGGCCGGTACGGAGGAAGCGCGTGACCGTCTGAACAACATCGACGAGCTCTTATACTCCATCGCTGTGTTCTGTCGCACGGAGGAAGAAGCGACTCTCGAGCGATACCTCGAGCAGGTGGCACTGCTTTCGGACATTGACTCCTGGGATGATCGGGCCAACGTCGTCACCCTCATGACCCTCCACAGCGCGAAGGGGCTGGAGTTCCCGGTGGTCTTCATCACCGGACTCGAGGAAGGGCTGTTTCCCCTGCGGACGGCGCTGGAAGGGGATGTCCACGAGCTCGAAGAGGAACGGCGCCTTTTCTACGTGGGTGCGACGAGGGCCAAGGAGAAGCTCTACCTAACGCTGGCAAGCTACCGCCGCAGATGGAGCATGGAGGAAGTCCAGAGCCAGCCTTCGCGCTTCTTGCTCGAAATCGACGAACGCTTCGTGGAGTTCGATAGCGGGCGGAGTTCGGCGCGAAAAGAATTGGGACGCCCGCCCTCGCGTCCCAGAGAGACGGAACCTGCCCTGAGCTACAGCGACTCGACCGAGGAGGATCCCTATCGCGAGGGCAGGCGTGTGCGGCACCCGGCCTTCGGGGAAGGTACCATTGTGCGCGTCCTGGGCAGTGGGGAGCGAAGGCGGCTCACGGTGGTGTTTGACGAATTTGGCGAAAAAACACTGGTGCTCAAGTATGCCCCGATCGAGCTTCTGTAG